The window AAGGAATGGAATAAAGAGGATTTCGGTTTACGATTAAAGGCGTTGCGGGAACAGCGCGGTCTATCTATGATGGCGTTCGGTTCGGCAATCGGCACTTCCGCGAGCCGGATCAAAGATTGGGAAAAAGGGAAAAATGCACCTTCGGCCGCTTGGATAGCTAAGATTTCCGAGAGGTTCAATGTTTCGACGGACGAATTGATCCTTGGAAACAACAAAACGGCTAAAGCATTCAAAAATACAGGAAATACGAACGTCGAAATGCTCTATGATAAACTGCGTGAAACAATTGTAGAGGATAAAGCGGATGATGCCCCGATGGATCGCTCCGCTGAATTGTATGCCGAGCTCGACGCGGTCAATAAAGAGCGGTACCGAAGCGGAAAAGGAAGGCGGTTTGCAGAAAGGGAACTGCTGGCCATCGCAACCGAACTTCCGAAGAAAGAAATGCTGGAATTGCTGGAACTGGCCAAATTGAAAAAGCGGTTGCTATGAAAGATAGAAAAAAAGAGGGAAAGGGAAAGAAGCGGGTTCTCTCTCATCGGCGGTTGCTGCTTCTCGTTCTCTTGACCCTCTTTTTTGCAGCAATCATCTATAAGGATAACAAGACGGTCGGCGTCACGCATTATGAGATAGCCTCTGATCGACTGCCCGCAAGTTTCGATCATTTTCGTGTCGTCCAATTATCAGATTTGCATGATGCGGAGTTCGGGGAAAATCATCACGATTTGGTCAAGCGGGTGAAAATGCTGACACCGAACGCCATTTTCATCACTGGCGATTTTATCGACAGCAATCGTTATGATTTGGATCGAAGTTTGCGGCTTATTGAGGAGCTCCAGTTTGTGGCGCCTTTTTATTTTGTCACAGGGAATCACGAAATTGCGACAAACGATGTGGAGCGCATAAAAGAAGAGTTGGAGAAATTGGATGTGCGAGTCCTGTCGAACGAGTCTCTTTATCTAAAAGGGGATGCGGGTGATTTGATAGCGATCGGAGGAATCGAGGATCCGCTGTCAAAGGGGAGCGATGACGCGAAAACAGTGGAAGAATTTACTGCGAAGACATTCCGGGATGTCCCGGATTCGATGTTTACGATGTTATTATCCCATCGTCCCGAACAATTCGATAAGTATGTGGAGGCGGGGATTGATCTGACCTTCAGTGGGCATGCCCACGGGGGACAGGTCCGTATCCCGGGACTCGGCGGCTTGATATCGCCGGGGCAAGGGTGGTTTCCGCACTACACATCAGGAATCCATGAACAGGACGGGAGCCGCATGGTGATCAGCCGGGGGCTCGGAAACAGCATTGTCCCCATACGTTTGTTCAACCAACCCGAAATCGTTGTCGTCACCTTACGAACCATATGAACGCTTTGAGTCAGTATGCACTCAAAGCGTTTTTTGAATGCCGTTGGATCGGTGCTGCCGATTCCAAACTTCAGATTAACAGCA is drawn from Sporosarcina sp. FSL W7-1349 and contains these coding sequences:
- a CDS encoding helix-turn-helix domain-containing protein, which translates into the protein MKEWNKEDFGLRLKALREQRGLSMMAFGSAIGTSASRIKDWEKGKNAPSAAWIAKISERFNVSTDELILGNNKTAKAFKNTGNTNVEMLYDKLRETIVEDKADDAPMDRSAELYAELDAVNKERYRSGKGRRFAERELLAIATELPKKEMLELLELAKLKKRLL
- a CDS encoding metallophosphoesterase is translated as MKDRKKEGKGKKRVLSHRRLLLLVLLTLFFAAIIYKDNKTVGVTHYEIASDRLPASFDHFRVVQLSDLHDAEFGENHHDLVKRVKMLTPNAIFITGDFIDSNRYDLDRSLRLIEELQFVAPFYFVTGNHEIATNDVERIKEELEKLDVRVLSNESLYLKGDAGDLIAIGGIEDPLSKGSDDAKTVEEFTAKTFRDVPDSMFTMLLSHRPEQFDKYVEAGIDLTFSGHAHGGQVRIPGLGGLISPGQGWFPHYTSGIHEQDGSRMVISRGLGNSIVPIRLFNQPEIVVVTLRTI